AAATAAAGATTGAGGACCGGATCAATGAAGTATTGGGGAGTGTGAATATGAAAAGCAAAAAGCACAAAATGCCGCATGAACTTTCCGGTGGTGAGCAGCAGCGTGTGGCAATTGCCAGAGCTCTTCTGAATCATCCTGACCTCATCCTGGCAGATGAGCCGACCGGAAACCTGGACCCGGAAACATCAAATGAAATCATGACCGTTCTTAAGCAGGTTGCCCTTGAAAACGGGGCGGCTGTCGTAATGGCCACCCATGATTACCATATGATCCAGAATTTCCCTGGAGAAGCCATCCGATGCGAAGACGGAAAAGTTTCCGTACTGGATACCGCAGAATTGTTTGAATAAAATGAAAGATTGAGAAATTCAGACATTCAGAAATCACTAGTTTCTAAAATCTAATTTCCAGCTTCTATCCTTTAAAAACATGAAACGCTTTGGTAAGTTCAAGATATTGGTCCGAGTATTGTCTCGGACTTTTTTCTATGATGAATTCAGATTCATCCAATGCTTTTCCGGTCAATGAGAACTCGAGAACCAGCCTTTTGACTTTAGAATTTTCAATTCCTTTGATATTTATTTTCCGGATTAAAAACAAATGATATTCCTCTGCTGTTTTAATAAATTCGTTTCCGGCTTCTGCGGGGATAATTACAGAGAAAACACCTTGCTCGGAAATAAATTCCGAAGATTTTGAAATGAGTTCGCGGAAATTTAATTCTATCGTCTGCCTTGCGATTTTATCTTTACCGGAACCGGAAACTTCAAAGTATGGCGGATTGGTAACAATTGCGTCAAATTTTTCCTGTGTGCTAAAACTTTTAAAGTCCTGGTGAATATTTTTCAGCCTTGAATGAAAAGGCGAATTCACAAAATTAAGCCGGGTAAGCTGTACGGCTTCCTGATTGATCTCAAGCCCTAAGAATGCTGCATTCGGGTTTCTCTGGGCCAGCATTAATGAAATAACCCCAGTTCCCGTTCCTACCTCCAATACTTTGCGGGCATTGCGGATATCTGCCAAGGCTCCCAGCAGGACGCCGTCTGTTCCTACCCGGAATACCTCTGCCGACTGCCGGATTTCAAACTGCCTGAATAT
The sequence above is a segment of the Chryseobacterium sp. JJR-5R genome. Coding sequences within it:
- a CDS encoding tRNA1(Val) (adenine(37)-N6)-methyltransferase; translation: MKSFIFRQFEIRQSAEVFRVGTDGVLLGALADIRNARKVLEVGTGTGVISLMLAQRNPNAAFLGLEINQEAVQLTRLNFVNSPFHSRLKNIHQDFKSFSTQEKFDAIVTNPPYFEVSGSGKDKIARQTIELNFRELISKSSEFISEQGVFSVIIPAEAGNEFIKTAEEYHLFLIRKINIKGIENSKVKRLVLEFSLTGKALDESEFIIEKSPRQYSDQYLELTKAFHVFKG